A genomic region of Papaver somniferum cultivar HN1 chromosome 7, ASM357369v1, whole genome shotgun sequence contains the following coding sequences:
- the LOC113299073 gene encoding probable receptor-like protein kinase At5g24010: protein MDTFQFPKLLKNSILIIFFLQISFSLSWGFFIPVDNYLVHCGSVENTVLNNRIFVSDSSGCGSSLWSAARTTSLKDENPLEGSSPLYHTARVFTKLSNYEFEIKEKGTHFVRLHFFPFDSTKFNLSDSLFYVSVNGVLLLSNFTGQEEESRNFKNPVLKEYLIWVESGDKLVLSFIPSKESSFAFVNAIEVISAPKDLIADTAQYVTSERVEKYNGLTKEALETIYRINIGGPKVTPFNDTLWRTWIPDDGFLKLGAASKAISFSGRIKYHAGGASREVAPDNVYSSARIMSYPNVSMPDFNITWVFPVKSGYSYLVRMHFCDIASMALNELYFDIYINGYAAYKDFDMSELSGQMLAAPYYADFVIDAHTAKELTISIGPSSLSSPERINAILNGLEIMKMNNSMGSLDGEISVDSIMQSSPRRHMGISAPSVVVLSLLLAAFVLHKRRTEKKDSMGWSPLPVEVPEGK, encoded by the coding sequence ATGGATACTTTCCAATTCCCTAAACTCCTGAAAAATTCCATTCTCATCATATTTTTCCTGCAAATCTCATTCTCTCTATCATGGGGTTTCTTCATCCCTGTGGATAATTACCTAGTTCATTGCGGATCGGTTGAAAACACAGTCCTCAACAATCGAATCTTCGTTAGCGATTCGTCTGGTTGTGGATCGAGTTTATGGTCTGCAGCTAGGACAACCTCTCTCAAAGATGAAAACCCACTTGAAGGTTCATCTCCTCTTTATCATACAGCTAGGGTTTTCACAAAACTATCAAATTATGAGTTTGAAATCAAAGAAAAAGGAACTCATTTCGTACGTCTTCATTTCTTTCCTTTTGATTCAACGAAATTTAATCTCTCGGATTCTCTTTTTTATGTTTCTGTTAATGGGGTTTTGCTATTGAGCAATTTTACCGGTCAAGAGGAGGAGAGTCGTAATTTCAAAAATCCTGTTTTGAAAGAATATCTAATATGGGTTGAAAGTGGTGATAAGCTTGTACTTTCATTCATTCCATCAAAAGAATCATCTTTTGCATTTGTGAATGCCATTGAGGTTATTTCTGCACCTAAAGATCTCATAGCTGATACTGCACAATATGTTACCTCTGAAAGAGTTGAGAAATATAACGGATTGACTAAAGAGGCGTTAGAGACGATTTACAGAATTAATATTGGAGGTCCAAAGGTTACACCTTTTAACGATACTTTATGGAGAACTTGGATACCTGATGATGGGTTCTTAAAATTAGGTGCTGCTTCAAAGGCAATTTCATTTAGTGGCAGGATCAAATATCATGCTGGAGGAGCCAGCCGAGAAGTTGCTCCTGATAATGTTTACAGTTCTGCCAGAATAATGAGTTACCCTAATGTTTCAATGCCAGATTTTAACATAACATGGGTTTTCCCTGTTAAGTCAGGCTATAGTTACCTTGTTCGGATGCATTTTTGTGATATTGCTAGTATGGCTCTTAATGAGCTCTATTTCGATATTTACATAAATGGGTATGCTGCCTACAAAGATTTTGACATGTCAGAGCTTTCAGGCCAGATGCTTGCTGCTCCTTATTACGCTGATTTTGTAATCGATGCTCATACTGCTAAGGAGTTGACGATTAGCATTGGCCCGTCAAGTCTTAGCAGTCCAGAAAGAATTAATGCGATACTGAATGGGTTAGAGATCATGAAGATGAATAATTCTATGGGTAGTCTTGATGGAGAAATCTCAGTGGATTCTATTATGCAGAGTTCACCAAGAAGGCATATGGGGATTTCAGCGCCCTCAGTTGTTGTTTTAAGTTTATTGCTTGCTGCATTTGTTCTGCATAAGAGGAGGACTGAGAAGAAAGACTCCATGGGGTGGTCACCGTTGCCTGTGGAGGTTCCAGAAGGCAAATAG